Proteins from a single region of Mucilaginibacter daejeonensis:
- a CDS encoding M15 family metallopeptidase, giving the protein MMTQRPGMNFTHTCTLIWLLLTTACAMKMPQEQGTFKPADLVELTKIDSTLKLDIRYATANNFAGRPVYDQPRAFLQREAAIAVKQVNQELRPLGYGLLIFDGYRPWRVTKLFWDITPVNKREFVADPKKGSRHNRGCAVDLSLYDLKTGKEVQMTGAYDEMSPRSYANYTGGTTEQRRLRDLLRSKMEAHGFTVLPNEWWHFDHWSWRQYRINDTPFEAIR; this is encoded by the coding sequence ATGATGACACAACGCCCTGGCATGAACTTTACCCACACCTGTACGCTGATCTGGCTATTGCTTACCACCGCCTGCGCCATGAAGATGCCTCAGGAACAGGGAACTTTTAAGCCCGCCGACCTGGTGGAACTGACCAAGATAGACAGCACGCTGAAACTCGACATCAGGTATGCTACGGCCAATAACTTTGCTGGCAGGCCGGTGTATGATCAGCCACGCGCCTTTTTGCAACGCGAGGCGGCTATTGCCGTTAAACAAGTGAACCAAGAGCTGCGCCCTTTAGGTTATGGCCTGCTCATATTTGATGGTTACCGGCCATGGCGCGTTACCAAACTATTTTGGGACATCACACCCGTAAACAAACGCGAATTTGTGGCCGACCCCAAAAAAGGCTCGCGCCATAACCGCGGCTGTGCCGTCGACCTTTCCCTTTACGACCTTAAAACAGGCAAAGAGGTGCAAATGACCGGCGCATATGATGAGATGAGTCCACGATCATACGCCAACTACACTGGTGGCACAACAGAGCAACGCCGCCTGCGCGACCTGCTCCGCAGCAAGATGGAAGCACATGGCTTTACTGTTTTACCCAACGAGTGGTGGCATTTTGATCATTGGTCCTGGCGGCAATACCGCATCAATGATACGCCTTTCGAAGCGATCAGGTAG
- a CDS encoding NUDIX domain-containing protein, with protein MHHPEHNPWKVTSEDEIYNNPWIQLTHYEVINPSGNPGIYGKVHFKNRAIGVLPLDGELNTYLVGQYRFTIDDYSWEMPEGGGPLNEDPLDAAKRELLEETGLKAQEWTWLCHMHLSNSVSDEYGVVYLARGLQQFEAEPEETEQLVIRKLPFAEAYQMVVEGKITDSMTVAAILRVQLMINNGEL; from the coding sequence ATGCATCATCCTGAACACAACCCCTGGAAAGTAACGTCCGAAGACGAGATCTATAATAACCCGTGGATTCAGTTAACCCATTACGAGGTGATCAACCCATCGGGTAACCCGGGCATTTACGGTAAGGTCCATTTTAAAAATCGGGCCATTGGGGTGCTGCCTCTTGATGGAGAGTTGAACACCTACCTGGTAGGGCAATACCGTTTTACCATTGATGATTACAGTTGGGAAATGCCCGAAGGCGGCGGTCCGCTGAATGAAGATCCGCTTGATGCCGCCAAACGAGAATTGTTGGAGGAGACCGGCCTCAAAGCACAGGAGTGGACCTGGCTCTGCCATATGCATCTTTCCAATTCGGTAAGTGACGAATATGGCGTGGTTTACCTGGCCCGTGGCTTACAACAATTTGAGGCCGAACCCGAGGAGACCGAGCAATTGGTGATCCGCAAATTGCCTTTTGCCGAAGCCTACCAAATGGTTGTTGAGGGCAAGATCACCGACTCCATGACCGTAGCGGCCATCCTGCGCGTGCAACTGATGATCAACAACGGAGAGCTTTGA
- a CDS encoding YybH family protein: MKKLLLCCLLALAANICFAQDKQAILKVLSVQNQAWNRGDLDAFMQGYWKSDSLLFVGKSGPKYGWQTTLDNYKKGYPDKTAMGQLTFDILKVQLLDKTNAFVLGGWRLKREKDAPGGYFTLWFRKINGEWKIVADHSS, encoded by the coding sequence ATGAAGAAGTTGTTATTATGCTGCCTGCTGGCTTTAGCCGCTAACATCTGTTTCGCACAGGACAAGCAAGCCATTTTAAAAGTACTATCGGTACAGAACCAGGCGTGGAATCGCGGTGATCTGGACGCCTTTATGCAGGGCTACTGGAAGTCGGACTCGTTGCTATTTGTAGGTAAAAGTGGCCCCAAGTACGGCTGGCAGACCACGCTTGACAACTACAAAAAAGGTTACCCCGACAAAACGGCCATGGGGCAGCTCACGTTCGATATTTTGAAGGTACAACTACTGGACAAGACCAACGCCTTTGTACTGGGCGGCTGGCGCCTCAAGCGCGAAAAAGATGCTCCAGGTGGCTACTTCACTTTATGGTTCCGTAAGATCAATGGTGAGTGGAAGATCGTGGCCGACCACAGCTCCTGA
- a CDS encoding carbohydrate kinase family protein encodes MNEQVLCFGEVLWDTFDDGKQVGGAPLNVARQLAQQNVSSLMITRIGDDASGEELRSYLQQHGLDSPLVQTDSKLPTCEVTVQLDQDQQATYIIPEPVSWDNIQLTDEVIRYAEQAKAIVFGSLACRQQGTRNTLLDLLTEVKVPLRIFDVNLRPPHYDNDIIETLAAMANVVKMNEEEATLLIHGSHASLKDQILEFQHKYHTQTICVTRGGNGAMIWHNEEFYEHPGFKVDVMDTVGAGDAFLATLVAGLINEQPMSRVLEKACKVGSYVASQRGANPPPMAV; translated from the coding sequence ATGAACGAACAGGTATTATGCTTCGGCGAGGTTCTGTGGGACACCTTTGACGATGGCAAACAAGTGGGCGGTGCGCCGCTGAACGTAGCAAGACAGTTGGCTCAACAGAACGTTAGCTCCTTAATGATCACCCGCATAGGCGATGATGCGTCGGGCGAGGAGTTGAGGTCTTATCTGCAACAGCATGGACTGGATTCACCGCTCGTGCAAACTGACAGTAAACTTCCCACTTGTGAGGTGACCGTACAGCTTGATCAGGATCAGCAGGCCACTTACATCATTCCGGAGCCGGTATCGTGGGACAACATACAACTTACCGACGAGGTGATCCGGTATGCCGAGCAAGCTAAAGCCATTGTTTTTGGTAGCCTGGCCTGCCGCCAGCAAGGTACACGCAATACGTTGTTGGATCTGCTTACCGAGGTAAAGGTGCCTTTGCGCATATTTGACGTGAACCTGCGCCCGCCACATTATGATAATGATATCATTGAAACGCTGGCCGCTATGGCCAACGTGGTCAAGATGAACGAAGAGGAAGCTACTCTCCTTATCCACGGCTCACATGCCTCGTTGAAAGATCAGATCCTGGAGTTTCAGCATAAATACCACACACAAACCATCTGCGTTACCCGTGGAGGTAATGGTGCCATGATCTGGCATAACGAAGAGTTTTATGAACACCCCGGCTTTAAGGTAGATGTAATGGATACCGTTGGTGCGGGCGACGCCTTCTTAGCCACCTTGGTTGCCGGACTGATCAATGAGCAGCCCATGAGCCGGGTGCTTGAAAAGGCATGTAAAGTAGGCTCATATGTAGCCAGCCAGCGTGGAGCTAACCCTCCGCCAATGGCCGTATGA
- a CDS encoding vWA domain-containing protein — MRGYGFSKFTPREIPKGGFDELLKLFLELLNYTSGDAGEALTWMNELDKQYNITNDEYGMGDFIDDLKQKGYLSEDNQKGEFSITAKTEQSIRESALEEIFGKLKKSGKGNHRSPQSGQGDEKNPERREFEFGDSLDQIDMTQSIHNAQVNHGIGDFMMTERDLEVEEMDYKTLTSTVLMIDISHSMILYGEDRITPAKKVAMALSELIRTKYPKDTLDIVVFGNDAWPITLQDLPYLQVGPYHTNTYAGLELATDLLRRRKTHNKQIFMITDGKPTCLKEGTKYYKNSIGLDRKVVNKTLNMAAQCKRLKIPITTFMIARDPYLQQFVRKFTETNGGRAFYSSLTGLGEYIFEDYIKNRRKTVR; from the coding sequence ATGCGTGGTTATGGATTTTCGAAGTTTACTCCCCGCGAAATTCCTAAAGGCGGGTTCGACGAACTACTCAAACTCTTTTTAGAATTACTCAATTACACATCGGGCGATGCAGGTGAGGCCCTCACCTGGATGAACGAACTGGACAAGCAATACAACATCACCAATGACGAATATGGTATGGGTGATTTTATTGATGATCTGAAGCAAAAAGGCTACCTAAGCGAGGACAACCAAAAAGGCGAGTTTAGCATCACGGCCAAAACCGAGCAAAGCATCAGGGAGTCAGCACTGGAAGAGATATTTGGCAAGCTTAAAAAGTCGGGCAAGGGCAATCACCGGTCGCCGCAATCGGGCCAGGGCGATGAAAAGAACCCTGAGCGCCGCGAATTTGAATTTGGCGATAGCCTGGACCAGATCGATATGACGCAGTCTATCCACAACGCTCAGGTGAATCATGGTATCGGCGATTTTATGATGACCGAGCGCGACCTGGAGGTAGAGGAGATGGATTACAAGACGCTCACCTCTACCGTGCTCATGATCGATATTTCGCACTCCATGATCCTGTACGGCGAGGACCGTATAACGCCGGCTAAAAAAGTGGCCATGGCGCTGTCTGAACTGATCCGTACCAAGTATCCTAAAGATACTTTGGACATTGTCGTATTTGGTAACGATGCCTGGCCGATCACGTTGCAGGACCTGCCGTACCTGCAAGTGGGGCCATATCATACCAACACCTATGCCGGTTTGGAGCTGGCCACCGATCTGTTGCGTCGCCGTAAAACGCACAACAAACAGATCTTCATGATCACCGATGGTAAGCCTACCTGCTTAAAAGAAGGGACCAAGTATTACAAGAACAGTATAGGGCTTGATCGTAAGGTGGTGAACAAAACGCTCAATATGGCGGCTCAATGCAAAAGGTTGAAGATCCCGATCACTACTTTCATGATCGCCCGTGACCCATACCTGCAGCAATTCGTTCGCAAATTTACCGAGACCAATGGCGGGCGTGCATTTTACAGTTCACTCACCGGTTTGGGCGAATATATATTTGAGGATTACATTAAGAACCGTAGAAAGACGGTTAGATAG
- a CDS encoding sigma 54-interacting transcriptional regulator, with product MSKLLDIKTLGELKRTDYKSRSVKEELRENLIAQLQKKHEGGFEGIIGFEDTVIPDLQTAILSRHNILLLGLRGQAKTRIARLMVNLLDEYVPYIAGSELFDDPLAPISWYGHNQVESLGDDTPIAWVHRSERYTEKLATPDVTVADLIGDVDPIKAATLKLTYSDERVIHFGLIPRAHRGIFVINELPDLQARIQVSLFNILQEKDIQIRGFKLRLPLDLQFVFTANPEDYTNRGSIVTPLKDRIESQILTHYPRSVEISRKITQQEALLTPQQRENIEADGLVKDLVEQIAFEARNSEYIDKKSGVSARLTISAYENLISNAERRMIINGEKSTFVRISDFLGVIPAITGKIELVYEGELEGPAKVANILIGKAIRTLMLQFFPDPEKAKKSKKTNPYAEVINWFSVGNSLSVIDDLPQAEYKKALNGVTGLKDIVKQLHPRLSENQQLLLMEFVLHGLAEFSQISKGFLDNGFAFSDMFDSLFNLQPDDDEDGMDDDRY from the coding sequence ATGAGCAAATTACTCGATATAAAAACACTGGGCGAGCTTAAAAGGACCGACTACAAAAGCCGGTCGGTAAAAGAGGAGCTTCGCGAAAATTTGATCGCTCAATTGCAAAAAAAGCATGAGGGCGGTTTTGAAGGGATCATCGGTTTTGAAGATACGGTTATCCCTGACCTGCAAACGGCTATCCTGTCGCGCCACAACATTTTACTGTTGGGTTTGCGTGGCCAGGCCAAAACACGTATAGCCCGTTTAATGGTGAACCTGTTAGATGAATACGTGCCTTACATTGCCGGGTCAGAACTTTTTGATGATCCGCTGGCACCTATATCATGGTACGGCCATAACCAGGTGGAGAGCCTGGGCGATGATACCCCAATAGCGTGGGTACACCGCAGCGAGCGCTATACCGAAAAGCTGGCTACCCCTGATGTTACCGTGGCCGACCTGATCGGTGACGTAGACCCCATCAAGGCCGCTACGCTGAAATTGACCTACAGCGATGAGCGCGTGATCCACTTTGGTTTGATCCCACGTGCGCACCGGGGCATATTCGTGATCAACGAGCTGCCCGATCTGCAGGCACGTATACAGGTATCGCTGTTCAACATCCTGCAAGAAAAAGATATTCAGATCCGTGGTTTCAAACTGCGTTTACCGCTGGATCTGCAATTCGTGTTCACGGCCAATCCTGAGGACTACACCAACCGTGGTTCGATCGTTACACCATTGAAGGACCGTATAGAAAGCCAGATCCTGACGCACTACCCACGTTCGGTAGAGATATCGCGCAAGATCACCCAGCAGGAGGCCCTGCTTACGCCGCAACAACGCGAGAATATTGAGGCAGACGGCTTGGTGAAGGACCTGGTAGAACAGATCGCTTTCGAGGCACGTAACTCCGAGTACATCGACAAAAAATCGGGTGTATCGGCTCGTTTGACCATTTCAGCTTACGAAAATCTGATCAGCAATGCCGAGCGCCGCATGATCATCAACGGTGAGAAGAGCACCTTTGTCCGTATCTCCGACTTTTTAGGTGTAATACCGGCCATTACAGGTAAGATCGAACTGGTGTATGAAGGTGAGCTGGAAGGACCGGCCAAGGTGGCCAATATTTTGATCGGTAAAGCGATCAGAACACTGATGCTGCAATTTTTCCCTGACCCAGAGAAGGCCAAAAAGAGCAAAAAGACCAATCCTTATGCCGAGGTGATCAACTGGTTCTCGGTAGGTAACAGCCTTTCTGTTATCGATGACCTGCCTCAGGCCGAATATAAAAAGGCACTGAACGGCGTTACCGGCCTTAAGGATATCGTTAAGCAATTGCATCCACGCCTGAGCGAGAACCAGCAGTTGCTGCTAATGGAATTCGTACTGCACGGCCTTGCCGAGTTCTCACAGATCAGCAAAGGTTTCTTAGATAATGGTTTTGCTTTCTCGGACATGTTCGACAGCCTCTTCAACCTCCAGCCGGATGATGACGAGGACGGCATGGACGACGATAGATATTAA
- a CDS encoding metallophosphoesterase, which translates to MQGSAPTIFAICVLLLLADAYISNGLREGFKKWRFIQGKYFLWGYWLISGLLVAGMIASIYIKFSVGFKGAVLMLFFLLLFCKACLLPFFLVDDIRRLCLWIARRKNKPEPEFPASEPKPTDITRSEFLLKAGLVAGALPLAGLSYGIINGVYDYRVRRVKLWLPNLPKKFDGIRLGQISDIHSGSFYNKKAVTGGVDMLMAEKADVIFFTGDLVNTLSNEMREYQDIFAKVKAPLGVYSTLGNHDYGDYAKWTSLAAKEKNLQDLKDTHKNMGWDLLMNENRRLKVDGEEIGILGVENWGALSRFPKYGKMEQAVKNTDDLPVKLLLSHDPSHWRAEVLPKYPQIDAMFSGHTHGMQFGVRTEHFQWSPIQFVYKEWGGLYHEGQQQIYVNVGYGFLGYPGRVGILPEITIFELKAGKDPKLA; encoded by the coding sequence ATGCAGGGTTCAGCACCTACCATATTTGCTATTTGCGTCCTTTTATTGTTAGCCGATGCTTACATCAGTAACGGGTTGCGCGAGGGATTCAAGAAATGGCGTTTCATTCAGGGTAAATACTTTTTGTGGGGTTACTGGCTCATTTCTGGTCTGCTGGTAGCGGGTATGATCGCCAGCATTTATATCAAATTCAGTGTGGGCTTTAAAGGTGCCGTGCTGATGCTGTTCTTTTTGCTGCTCTTCTGCAAGGCCTGTTTGCTGCCATTCTTCCTGGTGGATGATATTCGTCGACTGTGCCTGTGGATCGCAAGGCGCAAGAATAAGCCTGAGCCCGAGTTCCCGGCCAGTGAACCCAAGCCTACAGATATAACCCGGTCGGAGTTCCTGCTTAAGGCTGGGTTGGTGGCCGGTGCGTTGCCGCTGGCAGGTCTGAGTTATGGCATCATCAATGGGGTGTACGATTATCGTGTACGCCGCGTGAAACTATGGCTGCCCAACCTGCCTAAAAAATTCGATGGCATACGCTTGGGCCAGATCTCTGACATCCATTCCGGTAGCTTCTATAATAAGAAAGCGGTCACCGGTGGTGTAGATATGCTGATGGCCGAAAAGGCCGACGTGATCTTTTTCACGGGCGACCTGGTGAACACGCTAAGCAACGAGATGCGCGAGTACCAGGATATTTTTGCCAAGGTAAAAGCACCGCTTGGCGTATACTCAACGCTCGGTAATCATGATTACGGCGACTATGCAAAATGGACCAGCCTTGCCGCTAAGGAAAAGAACTTGCAGGATCTGAAAGATACCCACAAGAACATGGGCTGGGACCTGCTCATGAACGAGAACCGCCGCTTAAAAGTGGATGGCGAAGAGATCGGTATCTTAGGTGTGGAGAACTGGGGTGCTTTGAGCCGTTTTCCTAAATACGGCAAAATGGAACAGGCCGTAAAGAACACTGATGATCTGCCGGTCAAGCTGCTCCTGTCGCACGATCCGTCACACTGGCGAGCCGAGGTATTGCCTAAGTACCCTCAAATAGATGCCATGTTCTCGGGCCATACGCACGGTATGCAATTCGGGGTGCGTACCGAGCACTTTCAGTGGAGCCCGATACAGTTCGTGTACAAGGAATGGGGTGGATTATACCATGAAGGGCAGCAGCAGATCTATGTGAACGTAGGTTACGGCTTCCTGGGTTATCCGGGCAGGGTAGGCATATTGCCTGAGATCACCATATTTGAACTAAAGGCGGGTAAAGACCCTAAGTTAGCTTAG
- a CDS encoding carboxypeptidase-like regulatory domain-containing protein: MKLKNIIMICLLAIGFSANAQQGTIRGQVVESGTNNKMFEVFVRNTNNNQVSLSDENGNFQIRGSVGNTLILSSAGYVSDTLYVTDLNVKTITMTQMGIALRAVNVKGERFNPRTEYPQVYQKSKVYVLSPTSWFSKEAKDARRLKNYFAREEKERVIDSVFTKAYVSSIVPLKGVDLDNFMSMYRPTFEFVKSNNGETMAAYINDSYKKYRALPADKRVMPKLNAEPVKQP, encoded by the coding sequence ATGAAACTGAAGAACATTATCATGATATGCCTGCTGGCCATTGGCTTTAGCGCTAACGCTCAGCAAGGTACCATTAGAGGACAAGTAGTAGAGAGCGGCACCAACAACAAGATGTTCGAGGTATTCGTTCGCAACACTAACAATAACCAGGTATCGCTTTCTGATGAGAACGGTAACTTCCAGATCAGGGGTTCGGTGGGTAATACGCTGATCCTGTCATCAGCAGGGTACGTTTCAGATACCTTATATGTGACCGACCTAAACGTCAAGACCATTACCATGACGCAAATGGGTATAGCCCTGCGTGCCGTGAACGTAAAAGGCGAACGCTTTAACCCTCGTACCGAATATCCGCAGGTATACCAGAAAAGCAAGGTGTATGTATTGTCGCCTACCTCGTGGTTCAGCAAAGAGGCTAAGGATGCCCGCCGTTTGAAGAACTATTTTGCCCGTGAAGAGAAAGAACGCGTGATCGATTCAGTATTTACCAAGGCTTATGTGAGCAGCATCGTTCCGTTAAAGGGTGTGGATCTGGACAACTTCATGAGCATGTACCGCCCGACCTTCGAATTCGTGAAAAGCAACAATGGCGAGACCATGGCCGCCTACATCAACGACTCATACAAAAAGTACCGAGCCCTACCAGCCGACAAACGCGTAATGCCTAAGCTGAACGCTGAACCGGTGAAACAGCCGTAA
- a CDS encoding M1 family metallopeptidase, protein MRYLSLAGLSLAFMAFTGAAQAQQPAPAAPATPAASKYDYHDAFGPMFYTKNGNEFRAASGEPGPRYWQNRADYQLTARLNDQTNEVTGTEVLTYTNNSPQKLGFVWMQLDQNLFKQDSRGSAIVPPSGSRNGGRGQMFDAGYKIKSVKANDVEVKYMINDTRMQIFLPKEVTPNGGQVKLKIEFSFIEPNYGSDRTGIQDTKNGKIFAIAQWYPRMCVYDDVTGWNVVPYSGPAEFYLEYGDFDLSVTAPANHIVLASGELQNPQEVYTAEQQKRWAEAAKSDKTVIIRSAAEVTQASSRPAGKKELTWKFKIKNARDVSWASSAAFIVDAAKIDLPSGKKCISISGYPVESDGQDAWSRSTEYTKKSVEYNSAKWYEYPYPAATTVASIVGGMEYPGIVFCGYKAKGESLWGVNDHEFGHTWFPMIVGSNERLYGWMDEGFNTFINTLSTDAFNNGEYKNRPTDMHRVGMAYTRPETESIMNTPAGMKERNIGLLLYAKPGIGLTMLRNTILGPERFDFAFRTYIDRWAFKHPTPDDFFRTMENAAGESLQWFWRGWFLNNWRLDVAVSDVTYIGNDPSKGAMITLNNLEKMAMPVILEIKLKNGETKRLNLPVEVWERNNSWTFRYPSTTEIESVTYDPDKVLPDYNEANNVWKK, encoded by the coding sequence ATGAGATACCTATCATTAGCCGGCCTATCGCTGGCTTTTATGGCTTTTACTGGTGCCGCTCAGGCGCAGCAACCAGCACCGGCAGCTCCTGCTACGCCGGCCGCCTCAAAATACGATTATCATGACGCTTTCGGGCCAATGTTCTACACCAAGAACGGCAACGAATTCAGGGCCGCGAGCGGCGAACCGGGGCCACGTTACTGGCAAAACCGGGCCGATTACCAGCTTACCGCCCGTTTGAACGATCAAACCAACGAGGTTACCGGTACCGAGGTACTGACCTATACCAACAATAGCCCGCAAAAGCTGGGCTTTGTGTGGATGCAGTTAGACCAGAACCTCTTCAAACAAGATTCACGCGGTAGCGCCATCGTACCTCCATCGGGCAGCCGTAATGGTGGCCGTGGCCAAATGTTCGATGCCGGCTACAAGATCAAATCGGTAAAGGCCAACGATGTTGAGGTGAAATACATGATCAACGATACCCGTATGCAGATATTTTTACCAAAGGAGGTCACTCCTAACGGTGGTCAGGTAAAACTGAAGATCGAATTCTCATTCATCGAACCTAACTACGGATCTGACCGTACCGGTATACAAGACACCAAGAACGGAAAGATATTTGCCATCGCTCAATGGTATCCACGCATGTGCGTATATGATGACGTTACCGGATGGAACGTGGTGCCTTACAGCGGCCCTGCCGAGTTCTACCTTGAGTATGGTGATTTTGACCTGAGCGTTACGGCGCCCGCCAACCACATCGTACTGGCATCTGGCGAATTGCAGAACCCACAGGAAGTGTATACCGCCGAGCAGCAAAAACGCTGGGCCGAAGCTGCTAAAAGCGACAAAACGGTGATCATCCGTTCGGCCGCTGAGGTGACCCAAGCTTCATCACGCCCTGCAGGCAAAAAGGAACTTACTTGGAAATTCAAGATCAAGAACGCACGCGACGTATCATGGGCCTCATCGGCAGCATTCATTGTTGATGCAGCTAAGATCGATCTTCCAAGCGGTAAAAAATGCATCTCGATATCGGGCTACCCGGTAGAGAGCGATGGCCAAGATGCGTGGTCACGTTCTACTGAGTACACTAAAAAATCGGTAGAGTATAACTCCGCAAAATGGTATGAGTACCCTTACCCAGCGGCCACTACCGTGGCCAGCATAGTAGGCGGTATGGAGTACCCGGGTATCGTGTTTTGCGGTTACAAAGCCAAAGGCGAGAGCCTGTGGGGTGTAAACGACCACGAGTTCGGTCATACCTGGTTCCCGATGATCGTGGGCTCTAACGAGCGTTTATATGGCTGGATGGACGAAGGTTTCAATACTTTCATCAACACCTTATCTACTGATGCGTTCAACAACGGCGAGTACAAGAACCGCCCTACCGATATGCACCGCGTGGGTATGGCTTACACCCGCCCCGAGACCGAATCGATCATGAACACACCTGCCGGTATGAAAGAGCGCAACATTGGCCTGCTGCTTTATGCTAAACCTGGCATCGGTCTGACCATGCTCCGCAACACCATTTTAGGTCCGGAGCGTTTCGACTTTGCTTTCAGGACTTACATCGACCGTTGGGCATTTAAACACCCTACTCCAGACGACTTTTTCCGCACCATGGAAAATGCTGCCGGCGAGAGCCTGCAATGGTTCTGGAGAGGGTGGTTCCTGAACAACTGGCGTTTAGATGTAGCCGTGAGCGATGTGACATACATCGGTAACGACCCATCAAAAGGTGCCATGATCACCCTGAACAACCTGGAGAAGATGGCAATGCCTGTGATCCTGGAGATCAAGTTAAAGAATGGCGAGACCAAACGCCTTAACTTGCCTGTTGAGGTATGGGAACGCAACAACAGCTGGACGTTCCGCTACCCATCCACTACCGAGATCGAATCGGTAACCTACGACCCCGATAAGGTACTACCTGACTATAACGAAGCCAATAACGTTTGGAAAAAATAA
- a CDS encoding Spx/MgsR family RNA polymerase-binding regulatory protein, translated as MKVYGITNCNTVKKALDWLKQNQVNYEFHDFKKLGISADKLKEWDDKVGYERFLNKQGLTWRGLDADKKESIKSAAEALPLLQEKTSMIKRPVIEDGDLLLFGFNEAEYDQHFGK; from the coding sequence ATGAAAGTATATGGCATCACTAACTGCAACACCGTAAAAAAAGCGCTCGACTGGCTTAAACAGAACCAGGTAAACTACGAGTTCCACGACTTTAAAAAACTGGGCATCAGTGCCGACAAGTTGAAGGAATGGGATGATAAGGTAGGTTACGAGCGCTTTTTAAATAAACAAGGATTGACCTGGAGAGGCCTTGATGCCGACAAAAAGGAAAGCATTAAAAGTGCAGCCGAGGCATTGCCTTTATTACAGGAAAAGACCAGCATGATCAAACGTCCGGTGATCGAGGATGGCGATCTTTTACTGTTCGGTTTTAATGAAGCTGAGTATGATCAACATTTCGGGAAGTAG